The nucleotide window TCAATGCGCTTGAGGGACCTGCTTATCGTAAACCATGATGTTCTCTGTGACCGCAGTGACCTCTGTGGCAAATATTTTTGTGATTAACAGCTCACGGCGATACGCTCGATGCCGAGCGCCCGGCCGCTTTCCTCGTCGACCGATACCACCACGCCGTTGATGCGGATATCCTTCTTGGGTATTTCGAATTTGACCGGCAACTGGGTCAGGAACTTGTGGATGGCCTCTTCCTTGCCGATCCCGATTACCGAGTCGAAGCTGCCGGTCATGCCGGCGTCGGACAGGTAGGCCGTACCGCGGGTCAAAATACGCTCGTCCGCGGTCTGCACATGGGTATGGGTGCCGACCACGGCGCTGACTCTGCCGTCCAGGTACCAGCCCAGGGCAGATTTTTCGGAAGTGGCCTCGGCATGAAAATCGACGAAAATCACCGGCGTCTCCTGCCGCAGAAGCTCGATCTCACGATCGGCCGTGCGGAAGGGGCACTCCAGATTCTTCATGTAGACGCGCCCTTCCAGATTGAGCACTCCTACCTTGATCCCTCCCGGGGTAGTCAGGATCATACCCCCCCGGCCAGTGGTCCCTTCGGGGTAGTTGGCAGGACGGACAATGCGCGGATTGGCCAGCACCAGCGCTACCTGTTCCTTTTTGTCCCAGATATGGTTACCGCTGGTGATGCCGTGCACCCCCAGGTCGAACAGTTCTTTGGCGGTTTCGGTTGTCAGGCCGAAGCCTCCCGAAGCGTTTTCGCCATTGACCAGGACCAGATCGACGCGATGCCGGTCCACCAGGCGATCCAGCTCCCGGGAAAGTGCCTGGCGACCGGGCTTGCCGATGATGTCACCTATGAAAAGAATTTTGACGGGCATCTGATAGTCAGTTTCTAACCTCCCCCGTCCCCCTCCTAAATCAGGAGGGGTGCCGAAGGCGGGGGTGGTATGATTTTATCGCGCGTACTCTACGGCGCGGGTTTCGCGGATGACGTTGACTTTGATCTGGCCGGGGTAGGTCATCTCCGCCTCGATCTTTTTGGCGATGTCACGGGCCATGATCACCGACTGTTCGTCCGTGATCTGGTCGCTGGACACCATTACGCGGATCTCGCGGCCGGCCTGAATGGCAAAGGAGTTGGTCACGCCGCCAAAGGAGGTGGCGATACGCTCCAGGTCTTCCAGCCGTTTGACGTAGGTTTCCATCATTTCGCGCCGCGCACCGGGGCGGGCGCCGGAAAGGGCATCGGCCGCCTGTACCAGTACTGCCAGCACGGTCGACGGTTTTTCATCCTCGTGATGGGCCATGATAGCATGCACGATTTTGGGGGATTCGCCATACTTGCGGGCCAGTTCGGCGCCGATCACCGCGTGGGAACCCTCCACCTCGTGATCGACCGCCTTGCCCAGGTCATGAAGCAGCCCGGCGCGTTTGGCCTGTTTGACGTTGATGCCCAGCTCGGCAGCCATGATGCCGCACAGGAAGGCCACCTCCAGCGAATGCTGGTACACGTTCTGGGTATAGGAGGTACGGTATTTGAGACGCCCGATCAGCTTGAGCACCTCCGGGTGGATGCCGTGAACACCCAGGTCGAAGGCAGCCTGTTCCCCGGCCTCCTTGATGGTTTGATCGACCTCCTCGGTGGACTTGGCCACCACCTCCTCGATCCGGCCGGGATGGATGCGGCCGTCGCTGATCAGCTTCTCCAGCGAAAGCCGGGCCACTTCGCGGCGGACCGGGTTGAAACCGGACAGAATAACCGCCTCCGGGGTGTCGTCGATGATCAGATCGATGCCGGTGGCAGCTTCCAGAGCGCGGATATTGCGCCCTTCGCGGCCGATGATGCGCCCCTTCATCTCATCGGAGGGAAGCGGCACGACCGAAACGGTCTTTTCCGCCACATACTCCCCTGCATAACGCTGAACAGCCAGGGAGATGATCTCTTTGGCCTTCTTGTCGGCTGTTTCGCGGGCCTCTTCCTCGATGACCTTGATCAGTTTGGCGGCATCGTGCTTGGCCTCGTCCTCCATGGCGTCCATCAGTTCTTTTTTGGCTTCCGAGGCAGACATGCCGGAAATCGTTTCTAGCTTGGCCCGTTGAACATCAGTCGCCTTTTTCAACTCTTCGTCACGCAGTGAAAGCGCCTGCTCCTTCTGGGTCAGGACCTGTTCCTTCTTGAGGATGTCCAGCTCCTTCTGGTCGAACAGAGACACCTTCTTGTCGAGATTTTCCTCTTTCTGCTGCAACCGCTTCTCAAGATTCTGGAGATCCTTCTTTTTCTCCGACATCTCCCGCTCGTGCCCGGTCTTAGCCTCAAGAGCCGCATCCTTGGCCTTGAGTTCAGCCTCCTTGGTGATGGTCTCCGCCTCCCGGCGGGCATCATCGATCACCTTGCTGGCCAATTCCTCGGCCTGCCTGACGATGGAAGTCGAGTCCTTCTTGTTCGACCTGCTGCCTGCCAGATAGGCGCCCGCGGCAACAGCAATTGCGATCACTATCACAATCAGCATTTCCATTATGAACAACCTCCTCTATATAAATCCGGGCCGGAACGGCACCGGTTACCTCCACTCCCGTTTAGCGGGATGTTTGATCGACTTGTTCGATGACTCCGCGATCCTTCGACCGGATCATGCGTCGGTCGGTGACAATGATCTCCATTTGGATATCGTGACCATCTGCCGGTATGTCGCCGTCAATCAACTGGAAATCGTGGCAGAGCCCGACCAGATGTGCCGTGCGGCCGGGATGCCGAAGAAAGCGATCGTAAAACCCTTTGCCGTAACCGATGCGATGCCCGCGACGATCGAATACCACCCCCGGAACAACGAACAGATCGGCTTGATCGGCCAGATGATCCTCGCCGGTCGGGCAGGGTTCGAGAATACCGAAGCAGCCCCGCTGGAGGCATTCCAGCCCCGTGACATGACGGAGCACCATCTCCTGGCCGCAGACGGCCGGGTACAGTACCTTTTTACCTGCCGCAAAGGCATCTGCCAGGATCAGGGCCGTGTCAATCTCGTTATGGGCCGGGGCATACAGGGCGATGCAGCCTGCCCGGGCATATTCCGCAAGGGTGAGGAGCTGCAGCTGGGCCGACCGGCTGGCCTCCTGCCATTCCTCGTGGCTGATGGCCCGGCGCCGTGCCAGCATCTGCTGGCGGAGCGATCGCTTCGGCATGACATCCTCTTGCCTCCCCGCAGACGCCTTGACAGCCCGGAAACGGGGCCTTTCAAGCCGGCAAAGACTGCGGGTGTTACGGATTCTGGGGCTATGGTATGCGCGCAACAGTGATGATGCCAAGTGGATTGGCGAAGGGTCGATCAGGGGAGGGAAAGGAGGGGGAATGGCTCACAGTGCCGTGGAATGAGGTAGTTGCTCTGGTTCCTTTGCTTCGAGGAGCGATTCCTTCCTTTCGTTTCGAGGATATATTCTGGTATCAGCAAAACAGGTGAGGACGTCTGGCACCTGCCGGGACTGATGGATGCATTGCGAATATATAATCAAGTCTCCCTGAGAGACCTTGCTCTCCGGCTGCGCCGGAGCCAATCGTCATAGGGGGCCGGTTCCTGCTACCGCTGCCATACCGTTTTCAGGCCGATTCCAGCTTTGCCAGGAGCCCCTGCAGCCTGTTCTCCAGAAGCACATCAGCCTCCCGATCGGACCGCAGATCAAGCAGTTCCTCAGCCGTGTTGAGCAGTGCCAGCATCAGTATCAGCGATGCGTCGCCGCTCTTCAAGGCGGATCCTATGTCATGCAGCCTTTCGTTGACAAAGGCCTCGACCGCCTGGACCTTTTCTGCAGGGGCCGAACTCCTGACCGAGAGTTCGCGGCCGAGCACCGTGACCAGGTGGGTGGTTTTCATGCAAACTTCCCTTTATGCACAAAGGTCGCTGCCCCCCACCCTGCTGCCACGGCAAGAGGCGCCCGAATACTCCGCTAAAGTCCTTCCAACTTGCCGAGAATCGCGTCGACACGGGCTGTCAGCCCCTCGCGCTCGGACAGCAGGCGCTGATTTTCTTCAGCCAGACGTGCGTTTTCCTCTTTCAGCGACGCGTATTTTTCAACCAGCTCCGTGATTCTGCTATCGAGTCTTTCGAAAAGTTCCTGATTCATTCCTCTATCTTCCTTTCGGGGAGCCTGACTATAACCGTCAGAAGGGCGGAAGTCAAGTCCTAATTGTCTGAAATCGCTGGATTCAGTAGCTTGACAGCCCCCTTCCGGAACGGTTTTGTCAGGCCTGGAAGAGGGCATCCGTAAACTCCTGCGGATCGAAGTCGCGCAGGTCTTCCACCGTCTCGCCCACACCGATGTATCGGACCGGCAGGGCGAACTCGTGGCTGACCGCCACTACGATGCCCCCCTTGGCCGTACCATCCAGTTTCGTCAGGGCCAGGCCGGTGACACCGGCCGCCTCCTTGAAAAGCCGTGCCTGGG belongs to Geobacter sp. SVR and includes:
- a CDS encoding TIGR00282 family metallophosphoesterase, with amino-acid sequence MPVKILFIGDIIGKPGRQALSRELDRLVDRHRVDLVLVNGENASGGFGLTTETAKELFDLGVHGITSGNHIWDKKEQVALVLANPRIVRPANYPEGTTGRGGMILTTPGGIKVGVLNLEGRVYMKNLECPFRTADREIELLRQETPVIFVDFHAEATSEKSALGWYLDGRVSAVVGTHTHVQTADERILTRGTAYLSDAGMTGSFDSVIGIGKEEAIHKFLTQLPVKFEIPKKDIRINGVVVSVDEESGRALGIERIAVSC
- the rny gene encoding ribonuclease Y, translating into MEMLIVIVIAIAVAAGAYLAGSRSNKKDSTSIVRQAEELASKVIDDARREAETITKEAELKAKDAALEAKTGHEREMSEKKKDLQNLEKRLQQKEENLDKKVSLFDQKELDILKKEQVLTQKEQALSLRDEELKKATDVQRAKLETISGMSASEAKKELMDAMEDEAKHDAAKLIKVIEEEARETADKKAKEIISLAVQRYAGEYVAEKTVSVVPLPSDEMKGRIIGREGRNIRALEAATGIDLIIDDTPEAVILSGFNPVRREVARLSLEKLISDGRIHPGRIEEVVAKSTEEVDQTIKEAGEQAAFDLGVHGIHPEVLKLIGRLKYRTSYTQNVYQHSLEVAFLCGIMAAELGINVKQAKRAGLLHDLGKAVDHEVEGSHAVIGAELARKYGESPKIVHAIMAHHEDEKPSTVLAVLVQAADALSGARPGARREMMETYVKRLEDLERIATSFGGVTNSFAIQAGREIRVMVSSDQITDEQSVIMARDIAKKIEAEMTYPGQIKVNVIRETRAVEYAR
- a CDS encoding 5-formyltetrahydrofolate cyclo-ligase, whose product is MPKRSLRQQMLARRRAISHEEWQEASRSAQLQLLTLAEYARAGCIALYAPAHNEIDTALILADAFAAGKKVLYPAVCGQEMVLRHVTGLECLQRGCFGILEPCPTGEDHLADQADLFVVPGVVFDRRGHRIGYGKGFYDRFLRHPGRTAHLVGLCHDFQLIDGDIPADGHDIQMEIIVTDRRMIRSKDRGVIEQVDQTSR
- a CDS encoding cell division protein ZapA, with translation MKTTHLVTVLGRELSVRSSAPAEKVQAVEAFVNERLHDIGSALKSGDASLILMLALLNTAEELLDLRSDREADVLLENRLQGLLAKLESA
- the zapB gene encoding cell division protein ZapB; its protein translation is MNQELFERLDSRITELVEKYASLKEENARLAEENQRLLSEREGLTARVDAILGKLEGL